One region of Thalassophryne amazonica chromosome 16, fThaAma1.1, whole genome shotgun sequence genomic DNA includes:
- the LOC117528448 gene encoding putative oxidoreductase GLYR1, translating to MATIAEGLTLAQATGQSQQTFLDILCQGQMASTFVDQKCQNILQGNFKPDYYLKHIQKDLRLAISMGDMANHPTPMAAAANEVYKRAKALDQSDNDISAVYRAYIH from the exons ATGGCGACCATTGCAGAGGGTCTGACCCTTGCTCAGGCCACTGGTCAGTCACAGCAGACCTTCCTGGACATACTGTGCCAGGGCCAGATGGCGAGCACGTTTGTGGACCAGAAATGCCAAA atATTCTACAGGGCAACTTTAAGCCAGACTACTATTTGAAACACATTCAGAAGGACCTGAGGTTGGCCATCTCCATGGGCGACATGGCCAACCACCCCACCCCGATGGCTGCAGCCGCTAACGAG GTCTATAAGCGGGCCAAGGCGCTGGACCAGTCAGACAACGACATATCGGCCGTCTACAGAGCCTACATCCACTAG